The following DNA comes from Cryptococcus deuterogattii R265 chromosome 2, complete sequence.
CTGGACTATAGGACATAAGACATCCAAACATTTGTCATTCGCAATCTAGAGCGCTTGCGTATGGGTATTGGTATAGATATAGTACAAATGGGTAATGAAGACTGAGACTAACGACGGCTGAAAAATTATACGAGGTAATTATCCGACGACTATAAGTAAGAAAAACAGATTTTTGCCGCAATCGTCGATATAATCTTACAGGTAGAGAGTGACAGACTTCGTACACTCGCCGTCTCGAAGGGTCCATCCGCGTTTACACGCAAAGGCTTCACATTGACCGTTGGAACAGGTGACGGAGCCTCGGAGCACACCAGGGAGTGCAGTACAGCTGATTTCGTTAGGCGCCGCCATGAAACAAgcagagggaaaaggaacgTACTCAACACCAGTAGATTCAGAAGAGTTACCGCTGGGACTATAGTCGCCATAAGTGCATCCGCCACATGATTCGATATCGGAAGTAGAGTCAACACACTAATGATAGGTGCTCAGTCAATTGCCCAACATGTTTTGCCATCGTAAATGACTTACTTCCCAGGAGTTGACTACGCCGTTGACATTACAGGCGTTCATGCCAGTCGGACAGTCCCACTGCCTCTCCCTGATCATCTCGGACCTTCTTTGTGCTTGAATCCTTTCGTTGGCAAGCTTCCTTCGGGAAAGACCACTGGCAGCCGCTGCGGCAGGGTGACTGTAAGCATAGAAAGAACCGAGACCGCAATAGGAGGGAGAGCCAGAAACTGTGGTTTCGTCACCGCAAGAGCATCCGTATCGAGGGGAGAGGGTGTTGCTACCCAAGAGATAAGGAGTGTAGTAAGCGGCCGAGGTGCTAGCGCAGAGCTCGAAGCAAGctcgaggagaggagacCGTGGTACCGAGGACGCCTGTGACAGTGTTGATCAAAGCGGATACAAGGCCGGTGGGAGCGTAGCAGTTGTCATAGGAGAAAGTGGATGAAGTAGCATAACTCTGTTTCCACAAGTGAGTCATTGGATAAAAGCAGGAATAATGCAACGCAGACTTACGGCAGCCTGGACAATGGCGATACAATCGGTAGAGGAACCACTAGGTGCGACATAGTTGACGGCGTTGATGTAGTTGGCCTCGGAAACACAATAGCAGTTATTACCGACGATGATCCCATCAACATAGAAGGCATAAGGGTAGTTGCTGTCACCACAGGAAGACTAAATGAAACATTAGATCAGTTACCTATTCTGTCCAAGGAAATTGAAACAGATTCTTACGACACAAGTGGCACTGTCACTCTGTCTACTGCTTATGCTTGCAGCACCATTAGCAGCAGTAGTAAGGACACAACCAAGCCAAGGAGTGTCTGCGTAAATagctggaagagagagcaggATGCCGAAAAGAAAAGTCACAGTGGTGGACGAGAACATGGCGAGTATTGTTTGCGTTGTTGTTGCCGTGAGAGTAGGTGAATCGATGAGAAGTAAGTGAGGTGGAGGGGTAGAATGAATGTGTGGGTTGGTAAAAGCTCAACTAATGATACTATCtacgaagaaaggaaaagagagtaAGAACCTACGACCTGCTGAATGAGAAGCAAATATGGATGTGGataaagaggatgaggaaagagcaaCTCATGGCTCCCTTCTTATATCTTCTGAGACAGAGGTGTCCCTGATCCATGACACCCGATCTTGACTTCCTTGTCAAGAAATTATCCCGCAACAAGTACATTTCCTGTATTAAATGGAACCTTCCTTCTAGAATCCTGATCAAGCGACATGCTTGGAGAGACAATAAATGGGCCCTAGTTGTCCGAATGTCTTAGTTTGCGCTTTCCAGATTCTTCACCACTATTGTGCAGTGtagagagaaggagactTAAAGTTAGCAATGATGGTTGACTCTTGCCTTCAGGTCTCAGTTCATTGATCTAGTTTGAGGAGTAAACGACCACCAAGGTAAAGCTCAAGGTaaatgaagaaaggacATATCCCATGTGCATGTCTTGGATCACTGTCTCACACACCTTATACACCATAATAGACCATCTGTGGTCCTTTTAAGTACTGCATCATGTATTCACCGTTGCAATTTCCGTTTTTGATTCATTGACTGATTGTTGATCATGATCCTGGAGCCTGGCCAGTTATTACTAGTTCTTCTCTGTTACCAGCTACCAGCAGTTGGATACATCGGATGTCATGTATCATGTATGCGAATGCAAAATACTTATAAGCAAATACCCGCTCCGCAAATACCGGCTCCAACGAACGAAGCCACACCGTATATGAAGAGTTCATAGCGTAATACAATTACTGACATGATTATCGTCACCGCTTTCTGGTCTCTTTCTGGTGTCCTGTGCTAGAAGTTAGTATCTTCTGATTCTGATATTTCATGAAGGTTTGTAGGATTATTCACGTCGAATATTGATTCAACCCCTTGTTTTCAACATTCATTAATTATGAGTTGATAGCTTAGTCCTGCGGTTAGTCCCAGTTTCAGTTCCCAGCAGTAAGCAATCAATCGGCAGTCATTCAGCAATAGTTAGTCACCAGTCATCGATACCAAGTCAAGTAGGCAGCAATTGTGGTGTTGTTCCATCCTATTTAGGGGCGTTAATAGTCAATAATCGACCTACTAGTCTTTTGTCGATAGGGAAATAAAGAACAAATGGCCGAGCTCCGAGTGCCGAGCGCCCAAGTACTGTAGTCAAGAGCTGAGTACATTATCGAATCCAGGGACTAAGGGTTGAACGATTTAATTAGCCATACTTCAAACCGGAGACATTCCAAGGAATAATTATTATTGTGCCCTGATATGACTGACGTCGACTGTACTCTATGTTTTTGCGTATTCTCGAAGTCCTACGTGTAGTCTATGCTCGCGGCCATATGATGTTGTACTAATATACTGTAGTACTCGAATGTATGTATGCTCATCCTACCGCATTCTCTCCTTGCTTCGTTCGAAGGTCGTTATCTATCATGTCATCGCACCATGTATAATATTCATGGCTCCCCTTTATGGCTTCTTCATGTTCCTAAATTGTACGTTATCACTGTGACACATGTAATTTAAGACCTCCGGCGCAATTTCATTGCTTGTTTTTGCTTGGTCAAGTGCTACACTTCACATTTTGTTTCTGATTGGAGTGATAAATGAACGGAGACGGAAAAAAGACGGCTAAATAGGTAAGCTCAAAAGGAGGACGTGATAGGTGGATACCAGGCACACACAATTATGTAATGGCAACCGAGTAGGCATAAAGTTTAATAAGGGGAATAGGGGGATTTAATCACGGTTAAATTATGACTTTTTTAATGAATTATTTTAATTCACACTCTATTATTTATATCGGGATTTTTAAGATTTGCGTCCAAAATCTGTGGGTATTTTTCGGTTCAAAATGAACAGAGTTGAATAAATGTTGCCAGAAATCTATTATTATGACTTCATAGGAGGCAACTGCTGGCGGGGCAAGTAATGCGCAAAATGCGTGGCCAGTCGGTGGCATATAATGTTATGACGTGGAAGATGCAGACTTGTTATTTGCCGCTGAGAGCTGATTGTGAATGATGGTGACGGATGAGGGATGGTGATGTGTCGTCGGTCTTATGCTAGttgttcatcttctctatcCATTACCGACAGACTTAACTTCCCCGACAAGCAGACAGCCAAGGGCTTAACATGTTCGATCCAGCCTTCCTTTTGTCTAACTCGAAGAGCAACAATGTCAACCTCTCAACCAGCACGTCCACAAGCTCGTCGGACTTACTAAGCTCTGTCCGGGCAGAACGGCTCgctcgagaagaaaagcGTCATCAGGAATTGGCGGCCATCGAAATACAAAAGgtatggagaggaaggaaggtagCAAGGGACTTAAGAGAAAGGATATTGGAGGACCTGGAGAGAAGgctgggaaaagaagaaggactCAATGTTGAAAAGGcggggagagagatggtggTACTGTTGAGGGATGTCAATAACAAAAAGGGCACAGATAGAAAACAGCTGGTGTCAGCCCATTGGTGCGATCTCGGTCTCCAGATAAAAGGTTTGTCAGGTTTATTTGGATATGCAGTTGCGATAGGCTCAGCTAACTCTACATTTCCTAGATGGAAGACCGAGTCTCGTTGAACCATTGAATCGTGACCCCGGGTGGGGTCGTATACTAGGTCTTCTTAGTATAAGGCTATTGCACGTAGTAGATTGCAATCCAACGTGAGTATATTTCAGTCATAATATTCGTCGGGTTGATGACTATGCCAGCACTGTACATGTCCCCTCTATATTATCCGGGTTAGAGGCAATTGCCAACCCGTCCTCTTACACCGGATTCCCGACCCAGCTGGCCAGTACAGCTCGACATGAGTGGTTAGAATCTATTCTTAATAACCAGTGGGTCGATATACTCGTGTCTATCCTGTCGAAAATAATATCAGCAAGTGTGAGTTGACACATCTACCTTtatgttgatgaagactAATTTTTACTAAGTtaccgaagaagaaacatCCTTCTATCTCCCCCATAATTAGGCTTCTTGCTTCCCCGTTGTCCgcagcttctccttctcagctCGCTCCCATCCTCACACCAATAGTCAACCAACTGCTTGCCATTCCCaatcttccctcttccttacCCTTACAAGCCTTGACATATTTATCAGCCAATTTCCATATTTTCGACATTCTGATTCCGTTTGCATCACAAAACTACCAGATTCTGACTGAAGGTCGCTTGTCCGATGAGCTGGGCAAGACTTATTTCCTCAGCAATCTGGTGACATTTGGAATATCTGGCCAGCTGCTTTCTCGAAGCGGTATCCATGGTGTCGCCGCTTGGATGAGCGTCGTTGGAAATATTTTAAGCCAAATGCAGGATGGCTGGGGGAAATGGATTGAGGGGATGACacaagatgaagacgtAATCATGGAGCCGATCATGGAAggcagtgatgatgagataCCTGATGATACGGTTGTTATGCCCTCGCGTAAACCATCCCGTCCTCGAAGATTACCACTCCCTCAGGCGATTTGTTCAAAGCTCGTGCTTTTGTCAACTCCGTCTCACATCTCGGTTTTGACTCAGTATATCATTTCCCCTCCAAGAGGTGCACCCGCAACTCTTCTGACCgatttctcttccttttttctggGGATGCTGACCGCTTATCGAGGTAGTCCGAAGTGGGAAGCTGTAATAGATTCCCTTGTGGATGGGAAAAAGGGATTGGCATTGATGAAAAGTATTTGGAGAGACGGTGTAAGAGGCAAATGGGAAGGTACTGAGGATCGTTCTGCTTGGGAACAGTTCTCAGACAGTGGGTTTCATCACGTTCTAGTAGGAGAAGGTACTGATTAGCGATCCAGATCCAGACGCACCATGCCTCCTCCTATTGACTCACATGTACTGCCACTACCTTCTCCTCACGCCCGATGATGAATTTTTCTCTCCTGCTCGCAACCCGTTCAACATTGACGAAATATTACAACTCGCAGCTATCTGGAGGGATCTTGCCTATTGGGGTTATATCAGTGGAGTCCCATCTCCTGGAGTAGCTGCAAATGGTAAAGGAAGGGACAAGAGAGGGAATGAAGAGGCCAGAACACTGTTCACCAAGGGAGTTACTCGCGTCGTCGAAAGGAAGTAAGCCTGATTCTATTTTATTCGACACAAGGAGGAAGCTCATTTGTGAGTTCGCAGTGCAAGACGACAATTCGCGAGTTCCGACTTCTGGATCATGAAGACCCAAATGGATATGCAAGGCTTCGTTGAAGCAGCAGTGTATGTCTTACCATCAGAGATCGTTCGCGGCTAATGAAGAATTTATCAGCTATGAAGATGCTGAGCTTTCTGGTTTGaacgatgaagaaagagaagtcACCTCTGACACTCTGCCCCGCTGGGCTCGGGCGCGGCAGAGATATAGCAAGCGCCAGATGGCATACATCTCTCCGAGGCTGGGCCTACTGAATAACTTACCTATGGCTGTCCCCTTCGAAACCAGAGTGCAAGTTTTCCAGATGTTCATCGAGtaaatcctcttcctgcccGATGAGAAAATACCTAACAAGTTGAGTAGGGCGGATAAGGCAAAATTGGGCATTGAATATCACGGCAGAACGTTCAGGTCCTCGGCGAAAATCAGAAGAGACCATGTAGCTCAGGACGGGTTCGATGAACTGTCCAACTTGGGCCCGGCCTTGAAAGGGAGGGTCGATATAACTTTTGTCGATAAGTACGGGATTACTGAGGCGGGCATAGATGGCGGTGGGTTGTATAAAGAGTTCCTAACTATGTAGGCCATCATTCGTTTGAAAAAAGAACATTGTTAATGGGTTGAGTCAGTTTGTCGAAGGAGGTGTTCGATAGCAACCGAGGGCTGTGGCTTACGACCGATCAAAACGAACTTTATCCAAATCCGCATTCTTATGCGTCTGAGTGTAAGAACTACATGGCCATTGAAAACGGCTGTGCTGATATTAAGTAATTGCTAGCCCATAATCTGAGTTGGTATCGATTTGTGAGTTACTTTTTGCAGGATATGAACATTTGAACTTATTAGCTATCTAGATCGGTCAGGTTTTGGGCAAAGCCATTTATGACGGAATTTTGGTAGATGTCACCTTTGCTGCATTCTTCTGTGGGTATTCACGTTGTCCTGCGGTCGAATCAATCTGATAATTGATGATAGTGGCCAAATGGCTTGGAAGACAGTCTTATTTAGACGACCTCGCTTCTTTAGATAAAGATCTTTACAAGGGCCTTATCAGTCAGTGTCGCTGCTCTAGCATAAAACGACAAGTTGACTTTTCACTTGTagttttgaagaatgaTCCTAAACCGGAGGATATGGCGCTGACATTTTCCACTACTATTGAGGGTGTGTGCCAGCGCTCACAGAGACAGCGATGTTGACATTTTGACTGTAGAATTCGGTGTCCAAAGGCAGATTGACCTCATACCTGGAGGCTCCGAGATACCTGTCACAGCAGAAAACAGGCATGAATGTGAGCAAAACGTCTCGCTTATGGTATACCTGCCAATGAACAATGTAGATATTCAGCTTGTCTGTAAATACAAGCTAGACAAACAAATCGCAGCCCAAAGCAAAGCTTTCTTCATTGGTCTCTCTGATCTTCTTGATTCAAAATGTGGGTTCATTACTGTGTGGTAAAATTCAGTGCTCATAAAAGCCATAGGGCTACGCATGTTCGATCAGCAAGAACTCCAGCAACTGATCGGAGGCGAAGAGGTCAGTGGTATTCAATTTCCTTGTTAAACTAACATTGATGCCTATCATGCATTGTAGAAACCTATCGATCTCAAGGATCTCAAAGCTCACTGCAACTTTGATGGATTTCCGAATGATGTTACTCCAGCCCTCTTTTGGAAGGTCATTCAAGGATTCActgaagagcaaaagaggGCCCTGTTGCGTTTCGTAACGAGTTGTTCTAGACCTCCGCTGTGAGTTTTTATCGGCCTTAGATCAAATGTTTTAGGGCGACTGACAGCATGGTAATCAGACTTGGATTCTCGCAGCTGAACCCTCAATTTGGAGTGCGGTTTAACGGAGGGGACATGGACAGATTGCCGTCGGCGTGTAAGTCTCAGAAAGAATAGCAGACCGTGGACATGCTAATGAATCATAGCTGCCTGTTTCAACCTTCTGAAACTGCCAGGGTATACCGTACGTTCCGAATAATCGTTTTTAGCTTGTTCACTAACCTAATCATGCCAGACTGAGGCGACTTTGAGAGCTAAACTTCTGCAGGCCATCAACTCCGGAGCAGGATTCGATATGTCGTAATCGCTGACTTTCCGAAAATGTAGCATCAGCTATCTTCTATTCGTTTGTAGGATATAGCATTTCGTATAGCTTTTGTATGAGTGGACTACGGCGCTCAAAAGTTTCATGTTTTATGCATATTCAGGATAATATCATGAGTACGCCAGATCCTGACCTCGTATCTTGCAATGTCTAGCCAGATACATATAATGGACGATCATGAGTGCTATCGAATTCAGACTATAGTCTCGCGGTGATTTCGGTCCACCATCCCTTTTCTATCTCAGCTAAAccaccctcctcgtcctccactTCGCCGAGCCACCTTTCCACATCCTTCCCCGTGATTTTCCTCtcgccctcttccatcttaCCCAGCTTTTCTAGAATTTTACTGAGGACTCCTTCGTACTGGCCCTTCAACTCAGCCGGCAAGAGCTCTGTGCGATTAGCATACAGGCAAATGCGTACCTGCTGCAGCGCTATGCATCGCCCGAGCAGCTCGGAATCCCATCCGGATGGGTAAGGAAGATCTTTTCCACCCATAGAACCACCACCGATGTTGAGTGTTACACCCACCGAAGGTGGAGCTGGGCTCACTCGCAAGAACGTCCAACCAAGCGTCTCACCCGCACGACTTGCATACGTCGTGGCATTGTCAAACAACTGCACAATATTCTTCTGAGCAGTGTCATTGAATGAGGCCagctttgcccttgccaaGCTAACCTTCGacaaagaaaggaagactGAAGGTTTAAACTCCTTCGGGGTGTTGGCGTCCGTTGGCGAGCCAACAGCCGAAGTCAAATGAGTTGTAGCTTGTGTCAAATGAGCCCAAGCACTCTGAGCAAGGGATGCCGGACCAGGGGGAAGCTGGGTGTTAAGGAACATGAGACGATTGGCGATTGTTACGTGTGTGTCGGCCATTGTTGTGAGTATTTCTGGGCGGACGGTACTATCCTCAGCTGGAACAGCATCAAGACTAGTAAGAACAGCACCAATGGCTGTTATAGCCCCATCCAAAGAGGTTTCAATTCCAGATCCAGCGTTGGCTTCTACTTTGTACATGTCCCAAATGATTCTGTCCATGGTAAGAAGAACTTTAACCTCGGCTAGATCTAGTTCAGCTTGACGTCCCCGGGGCGCAATAGAAGCAGCTCGATCAAGAATGATACGGACTGCGatctgctcttcttcggtaGGCGGCTGAGGAGTTGGTGTAGTTTCCCATAATAACAGGTGAAGGTCGACAAGGGTAAGAACGGTATCGATATATGTAGATGGCGTGGGCAAGTGAGTCTCCCAAGTCGATGTGTTATCGTCTCCTTCAACGTCTTCCTTGTCTCCCACATCAACTTCCATACTCTGGCTTTCTGCTCCGCCTTCTATATGCTCcacaacttcttcttcctcctctgcaTTCTCTCCGCCTTGAGCAAGGACGGTCCTAAGATATGCCTCTTGACCATCCATAACCTCCGCTAGAGTGACCTTGGCATCATTTCGCAGCTTTAAAACcgcttcatccttctcggCATCGTCTGTAGTCCGTAAGTCGTCCATGATGTCGGCCAAAGTGGTAAACGCCTGGGCAAGGTTGAAAGCGACGTCCATGAGCAAGAGGGGAGAATTGCTAAGAGTGGTGGCATGTTGGTAAAGAGTGATGGACT
Coding sequences within:
- a CDS encoding delayed-type hypersensitivity antigen, producing the protein MFSSTTVTFLFGILLSLPAIYADTPWLGCVLTTAANGAASISSRQSDSATCVSSCGDSNYPYAFYVDGIIVGNNCYCVSEANYINAVNYVAPSGSSTDCIAIVQAASYATSSTFSYDNCYAPTGLVSALINTVTGVLGTTVSSPRACFELCASTSAAYYTPYLLGSNTLSPRYGCSCGDETTVSGSPSYCGLGSFYAYSHPAAAAASGLSRRKLANERIQAQRRSEMIRERQWDCPTGMNACNVNGVVNSWECVDSTSDIESCGGCTYGDYSPSGNSSESTGVDCTALPGVLRGSVTCSNGQCEAFACKRGWTLRDGECTKSVTLYL
- a CDS encoding ubiquitin-protein ligase E3 C gives rise to the protein MFDPAFLLSNSKSNNVNLSTSTSTSSSDLLSSVRAERLAREEKRHQELAAIEIQKVWRGRKVARDLRERILEDLERRLGKEEGLNVEKAGREMVVLLRDVNNKKGTDRKQLVSAHWCDLGLQIKDGRPSLVEPLNRDPGWGRILGLLSIRLLHVVDCNPTTVHVPSILSGLEAIANPSSYTGFPTQLASTARHEWLESILNNQWVDILVSILSKIISASLPKKKHPSISPIIRLLASPLSAASPSQLAPILTPIVNQLLAIPNLPSSLPLQALTYLSANFHIFDILIPFASQNYQILTEGRLSDELGKTYFLSNLVTFGISGQLLSRSGIHGVAAWMSVVGNILSQMQDGWGKWIEGMTQDEDVIMEPIMEGSDDEIPDDTVVMPSRKPSRPRRLPLPQAICSKLVLLSTPSHISVLTQYIISPPRGAPATLLTDFSSFFLGMLTAYRGSPKWEAVIDSLVDGKKGLALMKSIWRDGVRGKWEGTEDRSAWEQFSDNPDAPCLLLLTHMYCHYLLLTPDDEFFSPARNPFNIDEILQLAAIWRDLAYWGYISGVPSPGVAANGKGRDKRGNEEARTLFTKGVTRVVERNARRQFASSDFWIMKTQMDMQGFVEAAVYEDAELSGLNDEEREVTSDTLPRWARARQRYSKRQMAYISPRLGLLNNLPMAVPFETRVQVFQMFIEADKAKLGIEYHGRTFRSSAKIRRDHVAQDGFDELSNLGPALKGRVDITFVDKYGITEAGIDGGGLYKEFLTILSKEVFDSNRGLWLTTDQNELYPNPHSYASESHNLSWYRFIGQVLGKAIYDGILVDVTFAAFFLAKWLGRQSYLDDLASLDKDLYKGLIILKNDPKPEDMALTFSTTIEEFGVQRQIDLIPGGSEIPVTAENRHEYIQLVCKYKLDKQIAAQSKAFFIGLSDLLDSKWLRMFDQQELQQLIGGEEKPIDLKDLKAHCNFDGFPNDVTPALFWKVIQGFTEEQKRALLRFVTSCSRPPLLGFSQLNPQFGVRFNGGDMDRLPSASACFNLLKLPGYTTEATLRAKLLQAINSGAGFDMS